In Roseibium algicola, the DNA window GCAAGCCGGTGTCCCGGAGCCGGATGCGCAGATTACGTCGAATACGCACAAAACTTGGCGAAACGCCCGAAAAAACCGAGTAACTTCGCGCAAGTGACATCTTTCGGTCATGGTTCCCCTGTGTTAGGAAGGCGCCTCAAACGAACCGAAAACAAACCGAACCTGCCTTGGGAATTTCCCTGGCAGGAGACAAAACACGGATCCCGAATGACCGATCGCCGCTCCAGCTACGATTATGAAGCACTTCTCGCCTGCGGCCGCGGCGAGCTGTTTGGCCCGGGCAATGCCCAGCTGCCTCTTCCCCCGATGCTGATGTTCGACCGGATCACGGAACTTTCCGAAACCGGCGGTGAATTCGACAAGGGGTTCGCTCGCGCCGAGTTCGACATCAAGCCGGATCTCTGGTTTTTCCCGTGCCATTTCCAGGGAAATCCGGTGATGCCGGGCTGCCTTGGTCTCGACGCCCTGTGGCAGCTGACCGGTTTCTTCCTTGGCTGGCTGGGCCTTGAAGGCAAGGGCATGGCCCTGTCGACCGGTGAAGTGAAGTTCAAGGGCATGGTTACGCCGGACGTGAAGCTGGTGGAATACGGTGTCGACTTCAAGCGGGTCATGAAGGGTCGCCTGGTTCTCGGCATTGCCGACGGCTGGTTGAAGGCGGACGGTGAACAGATTTACAAGGCGACCGATTTGCGCGTCGGCCTGGCAAAGACCTGACACCCGTTCGCAGGATCAATTGATGGCACCGGCGCTTCTTTTTCATTGGGGGCGCCGGTTTGCATATTATGTATGTGCCTGCAGGCTCTCGACACACCCCCTGAGAGCTGTGGTGCAGTCAAGACAATAGGAGACCGCAATGAGACGCGTTGTCGTCACCGGCATGGGTATCGTGTCGTCCATCGGAGCAAACACCGAAGAAGTGCTGTCCAGCCTTCGAGAAGGCAAGTCCGGCATCAGCTTCGCTCCGGATTACGCGGAACACGGCTTCAGAAGCCAGGTACACGGCATGCCGAATGTCGATATCGCTTCGCTCATCGACAAGCGCCAGCTGCGCTTCATGGGCGACGGTGCCGCCTATAACTACATCTCCATGCAGCAGGCGATTGCCGACAGCGGTCTGGAAGAAACCGACATCT includes these proteins:
- the fabA gene encoding 3-hydroxyacyl-[acyl-carrier-protein] dehydratase FabA; the protein is MTDRRSSYDYEALLACGRGELFGPGNAQLPLPPMLMFDRITELSETGGEFDKGFARAEFDIKPDLWFFPCHFQGNPVMPGCLGLDALWQLTGFFLGWLGLEGKGMALSTGEVKFKGMVTPDVKLVEYGVDFKRVMKGRLVLGIADGWLKADGEQIYKATDLRVGLAKT